Below is a genomic region from Acidobacteriota bacterium.
TCGTAGACGGTACGAAAATACAGGTCGGGATTGCCTCGGTGGTAGGAAGTGTAGGCGATGCGTGAGTTGTCGAGAGACCAGCGGGGAGTCAGGCTGATGGAACGGTGGTTGGTGAGCGCTTTCTGCCCATGGCCATCGTAGTCCATGGTGAAGATTTCCTTGTGGCCGTTGCGGTTGGAGACAAAGGCAATCCGGGTGGAAGCGACGCCTCGAACCCCTCCACCGATGCGGAGCACGATTTCATCGGCGAAGCGGTGGGCCAGCGATCGGACGCCCTCCTCATCCGGATCGACCCGGTAGCGGTTCCCGATGATGGACTCCCGGGTGTTCACGTCGATCAACCGAGCCTCGACCACAAACTGGCCGCGCTGCATATAGGAATTGCCATAGACCAGGTTTTGAGCCTGCACCTCTTCAGCGGTCCACTCCTCGTAGTCGACCTCGTAGGGTTGCGAGGGCAGTTGCAGGGGGTAAAAACTCTTGGGCACCAGCTCGAACACCCCGGCCCGCCGCAGGTCGTTCCACAAGACATCGTCGAATAGGCGGGTGTGCCGCTCCAGTTCCTCCTGGGAGCCGCGTTGCTGAAAATCGGCCACGGCCACGCGGGCCCTGACTCCCTCGGTAACCACGACTCGGACCTGGCTGTCGTTGTCCTGGGCGGCGGCCGCCAATGGGCCACTGAGGAATGTCATCGACAGCAGGCAGGCAGAGGCAAGAAATTTAGTCATGGGTTTTCCGTTATCTGGTGTCCTGTCAGTGTCCTGTCCCGGAAATAGGACTACCTGGAATGCTCGAACCAGAATTCAGCCACCAACCGGGTCTCTCCTCCGGGAAGGGGAGGGAATCGGGAAGCCTTGATGGCCCTGAGTCCGGAACGGTCCAGCGACGGGACCCCGCTGGATTGCTTGATGGTTTCCCTGGCTATGGACCCGTTCCGGCGGATGGTGAATTGAATCACCACCCGCTTCGCCGTGCGCACGTTGGGGCTGACCAGGTTTTTCTGCCAGTTGCTGCTGACGATGTCGCGAATCTGCCTCACGTACCAGCCATACTTCTTACCGAAGAACCCGTCACCCAAACCGATACCACCCGATCCCATGCCGGTCTTAAACTGGGAGTAGGAGAGATCGGGAGCACCGCCCTCGCCAAAGGGAACTCTATTGGAAGGAGGGATCCGGGCAACCTGTTTGGGAGCTTGCCGCCGTGCTCGAGGTCGTTTCCTGACCCTGCGCTTCTTCTTCTTGACCTCGAAGGCCTTGGGGTCGGGCGCCTCCGGCTCGGGGGCGGCCGCCTTGGCCTCCTCGGTCTGGCCCAGTCCCTTGGACTCTGTGGCGATGTTGCTGGCCGTGGTCTGCTTGGGACGCGGCAGGTTCAATCCGTGAATGGTTGATCCCTGCACCAGGCCCACCGATATGGAGCCGCCACCACCCTGGCTGTCTCCCCATGGATCGGCGCTCGGGTTGAGGTAGGAGGGCAGCAGGAAGAAGCTCACCCCCACCAGCAGATGGCTGACCACCGACAGGTAGAGGTAGCCCCCCAGTTTTTCCTTCTGAATTTCAAAAATGGAGTGTCGCTGGGCCGGCATCGAACTTTAGTGTCCTGCCTCAGAAATAGGATTACCATCTCCGATGGAGGTTCCACCGGGAAACGGTCGGTAGGAAAGCCCCGTTGCGTTTCAGCCAACAGGCACCGCTGTGCTCTACCCATTGGGAACCTCCATCGGCCCTCCGGGTTCGGGCGGAACGGCGCCGTCTTCGTCGTCGCTCCTCCTCACAATGAATGGCATTGCATCGTCGTCGCTCCTGGAATCCGGCGCCGTTGCGCTCCGAAATATGGCAACCCTATTTCAGAGGCAGAACACCAGGACAGGACGGGAGCAGAGGTTCGGCCCTCACCGGCCGGCGGGGCTGAAAGCATCCCGGTTACTGTTCCGGCTGGGTGACCACGTTGATATTCTTCACGCCTGCAAGCCTGGCCCGGTCCATGACCCGGGCGATGGTTCCGAAGGGCACTTCCTCGTCGGCGCGCAAGTAGATCATGGCGGATTCGGGGTCCTTGATCCTGGCCTGGAGGCGGGCTCCCAGATCGTTGATGTTGATGGGATCGGAGCCTACGAAAAGCCTCTGTTCCCGGTTGATGCTGACCACCAGCAGTTCCCTGGTCAACTCACTGACCGTCCTGGTCTTGGGGACGCTGACCTCGATTCCGGATTGAATAATGGGCGCAGTCAGCATGAAGATGATGAGCAGGACCAGCACCACGTCCACGAGGGGAACCACGTTGATTTCGGAAAGAGACGTCTGGGTTCTACCCTGCGAGTTGGTGAATGCCATCGGTTCACCCTTGAATCGTACTTGGACGCCAGACCTCGGGAGCGGGTTTGCCGGATCGGCCCGGCGGCCGGTTTAGAGGAAGGTCCGCTCCATGAGGTTCAGGAACTCCAGAGAGAAGTCGTCCATGGCGGAGGCGAACTCCTTGAGATGGTGCACAAAGTAGTTGTAGGCAATCACCGCCGGAATTGCTGCAAACAGACCGGCCGCGGTGGCGATGAGAGCCTCCGATATGCCCGGGGCTACGGCGCGGATTGTGGCCGCCCCCTCCATTCCCAGGCCGGCAAAGGCGTCGATGACGCCCAGGACCGTGCCGAACAGCCCGATAAAGGGGGCCACCGAGGCCGTTGTGGCCAACCAGCTCATATTGCGTTCCAGCTTGGTCAGTTGTACCGAGGAGGCTCGGGATAGCGCCCTCTGAATGACGTTGATGGTCTTGAGCGTTGGAGACGGGGCGGGGCGGTCACCGGCAGGTTGGCTCATCAACTGGGCTTCCAGTTCCTCGTAGCCGGCCAGAAAGACCTCGACCAGGGGAGTATGCCTCAAGGTTTCGGAAGCTGAGCTGATTTCCGAAAAGCGCTTGCTCTTTCGAAAGATGCGCAGGAAGGCTTCCGAATCGGCGCGGAGCTTCTTCAGGTAAAAGTATTTCTTGAAGGTGATTGCCCAGGAAAAAATAGAGAAGAATACAAGAACCAGCAGGACGCCCTTGGCCAAGGGACCCGACTGAAGGATCAACTTCAACAAGTCCATCTCGGCTCCCTGCGCGAGCACAGGAAGCAGACCGCCTGGATCTATCGGCAAACAGTTCCCCCAGCGTTTTCCCGGACAGCCGGAATGAACCTCTTTCCTACCGTGTTGTGCCGGAAGTTACCATAGACCTCTCGGGATCGTCAACCGTGCTCCGGATCCTCATCGACACCCGGTAGCGTAGTGGTTTCACGGGTTTCAAAACAGGGCTGTCGGACCGGTCCCCGCCGTGCGGCTTCTATGGTACACTCAGCCCTCTTCCTGAAGCAGATTCCACGATTTCAGACCGGCTCCCGTCCGCCCTATGTTGAAGTTCCTCGAAATACGCGATTTCGCCTTGGTCGACCATCTTTCCCTGGAGTTTCGGGAGGGACTGAACCTGTTGACGGGGGAAACAGGTTCGGGCAAGTCGATCATCGTCGATGCCCTGGGGCTGCTGGCGGGCGCCAAGGCACGGGCCGAAATGGTTCGTACCGGGTCCGGCAAGGCCACGGTTTCGGGCTGCTTCGAGGGCGTGGAGCGGTTGCGCGGACCGCTGGAGGAGAGCGGGCTTGAGTTCGATCCGGAGGGGGTGATCGTCCGGAGAGAAGTCGTTGCGGACGGCAGGGGACGGGCTTACGTCAACAACCAGATGGTGCCGGTTGCCTTCCTCAGGAAGCTGGGGACCCATTGTGTGGACATTCACGGGCAGAGCGACCAACAGTCGCTTTTCAGTCGCGATTCCCAATTGCAGTGGCTCGATCTCTACGGCGGCCATCAGGGGCCCCGGGCTGAGGTTGAAGACCTCTACGCCAGGCTGGAGCGAGGCTGGGAGCAGGTCCGGCGATTGAAATTGAGCGAGCAGGAAAGGCTGCGGGCTATCGATCTGCTTTCGTTTCAGGTCGATGAAATCCGCAAGGCGGCCTTGTCCTCCCCCGATGAGGAATCTCAACTCCTGGAGGAGCGCCGCCTGCTGTCCAACGCGGACCGTCTCTTCCAGGCCGCTCATCAGGCCTATGCCCACCTCTACGAATCGGAGGATTCGATTGGGGCCCGACTCAGGCAGACCGGCCGGCTGCTGGAGGAGTTGGAGTCTCTGGACGCCCGCTGCCGGGGTCTTCAGGAGCAGTTTCAATCGGCCTGCATCAGTATCGAGGATGTTTCGTTGGCGTTGCGAGAATATGCCTCCAGGATCGAGGTGAACCCCTCGCGGCTGGATCGGATCGAGGAGCGCCTGGTCGAAATCGACCGTCTCAAGCGAAAGTACGGGGAATCGGTTGAGGCCGTCATGGCCTATGGCCGGCGGATCGAAGGAGAGCTGGAGGAACTGCAGGAAGCTGACCGCAAGGTCGATTCGATCGAGAAGGAACTGCAGGCTCTGGAGAGCGGCTATCTGAGTCGGGCGGGGTCGCTCAGCCTCCAGCGAAAAAAGGCCGCCGAGAAGCTCGAGCGCTCCATGGGTAGAGAGTTGGGGCAACTGGCCATGGAGAAAACCCGGTTCCGGGTGGCCTTCTCTTCCGCTTCCGGCCGCAGTGGACAGGCTTCGTCCGGGCCCGGGGTGCCCGGCAGCGCGAACGGGACCGACGTGATCGACTTCCTGATCAGTCCCAATCCGGGTGAAGATCTGAAGGCTCTGGCCAAGATCGCCTCCGGCGGAGAGGTCTCGAGGATCATGCTGGCCTTGAAAACCATTCGTTCCATCGATGACGGAGGGAAAACACTGATCTTTGACGAAGTCGATAGCGGCATCGGTGGTCGGGCAGCCGACGTGGTGGGGCGGAAACTCAAGGTTCTTTCCAGGGCCAACCAGGTATTGTGCGTAACACACCTCCCGCAGATTGCCTCCTATGCCGACAACCACTTTCATATCGAGAAGAGAGTGGACAAAAACCGGACGGTGACCCGGGTCGCCCGGCTGGACCGGGAGAGCCGTATTCGCGAAATAGCCCGCATGATCAGCGGGGAACGGGTAACCGAGAATGTCCTGAAGCATGCCGCCGAACTTCTGAACAGCGCTTCGAATTGATGAATGCGGCTAAAGGCTCGACTTTGGGGGCACGTTCCTGCATTCTTAATGACGGTTCACGCAGACGTCTTGCGTGAACCAACGGTGCCGTTCCTATCGGCCTTCCCGATCCGGCCGGCCCGGACGGACACCATTTGCGGTCAACCATGTCCCAAGGCAAGAAATTCTTTATCGAGACTTTCGGTTGTCAGATGAATCATCACGACTCCGAAAAGGTGGCCGGCACCCTTGTGAAGATGGGATACGCGCCCACCTCCAATGCCGCCGAGGCCGATCTGCTGCTGCTCAACACCTGCAATATCCGGGAGAAAGCCAACCAGAAGGTGTTTTCCCGTCTGGGAGCCGTGCGTCAGACCTATGGGGCCAAGCCCACCGCCAAGATCGGCCTGCTCGGTTGCATGGCCCAGATGGAGGGGGCCGCCATTTTCAAGAAGGCTCCCAAGGTGGACCTGGTGGTCGGATCCAGCAGTTACTCCTTCTTGCCCGGGTTGGTTTCCAGGCTGGAGCAGGGAGAGCCGCAGGTGATCGATGTTTCCCAGGACAGCGACCGCTTGTTCGAAACCGAGGCCGGCACCAGGGAGAGCCCCTACAAGGCCTTCGTCACCATTATGGAAGGATGCAACCGCTTCTGCTCCTTCTGTGTCGTTCCCTACACCCGGGGACCCGAGCGCAGCCGCCCCGGCCGGCACGTTTTGTCCGAAGTGGAGGGCTTGTCCTCCCGGGGTTTTCGGGAAGTCACCCTGCTCGGGCAGACGGTCAACTCCTGGAGGGACCCTCTGGGTGAGATCGCCTCCTTCACCGACCTGCTGCGTCGGGTGGCGAGGATCGAGGGACTCCGACGTGTCCGCTTCACCTCTCCCCATCCGAGCGACTTTCAGCCCGACATCGTGGAGGTGATCGAAACGGTCCCCGAGGTCTGCAACCAGATTCATTTGCCCTTGCAGTCGGGTTCCACTCCCGTCCTGCAGCGAATGAAGCGGGACTACACCCGCGAGCAATATCTGGAAAAGGTCGCCTTCCTGAAGCGCTCCAGGAGGGAAATCGCCCTCTCCACCGACATCATCGTGGGATTCCCTGGAGAGACCCAGCAGCAATTCGAGGAGACGCTCTCCATGGTGGAGACGGTCGGATACGATTCCATGTTTTCCTTCAAGTTCTCCCCCCGTCCGGGGACCGAGGCCTTCGCATTCCAGGATGTGATTCCCGAGGCGGAGAAGAGCCGCCGGCTCCAGGTTCTCCAACAGTTTCAACGCAAGATTCAACTCGAAAGGCATGAACGCCTGGTGGGTAAGGAATTCGAAGTCCTGGTGGATGGAAGCAGCCGGAGGGACAGCCGGGTGCTGGCGGGACGAACGACCCAAAACAAGATCGTCAACTTCAGCGGGCCTCCCGAGTTGCTGGGCCGGTTCGTGCCGGTGAGAGTGACCGGTTTTGCCCCCAACAGTTTGCGGGGAGAATTGGTTGGGTGGTAGTCTTATTTCTGAGACAGGACACTGGAATGACGCCGGTGGGTGCGGCGAGAAACTGGCGGCCGAGGAGCTCGAGAATGCAGATTGAAATGAAGATTCGCGGCTTGATGATGGATCCGGTCACCAATGTGCCAATCGTGATCTTGAAGGGGGCTGAGGGCAACGCCCTGCTGCCCATTTGGGTTGGCGTTTACGAGGCCAATGCCATCGCCCTGGAAATCGAAAAAATCTCCAGCCCGCGCCCCATGACCCACGATCTGCTGAGAAACATCCTGAATGGTTTGAGCTGTTCGGTGATGAAGGTGGTGGTGAACCAGCTCAAGGACGATACTTTTTATGCCATCATTTGGCTGGAACGGGAAGGCCGCCTGATCTCGATCGACTCCCGTCCCAGCGACGCCCTGGCTCTGGCGCTGCGCACGGATTCTCCGATTTTCGTGGAGGAAGAGGTGATCAAGACCTCCAAGGCAGCCTCGGCCGACAAGGAGAAGTCCGGCGACGAGGAACTGAAGCGCTGGCTGGAGAACCTGAATGACGAGGACCTGGGTAAATACAAGATGTAGTCCGAATTTCTTGCGCTGGCTGACGTCGGTACTATAATGGAGGGCGTTTCCCAAAGGAATTCTGACCGATTCGGTGCGAACCCGCGCCGAGGTTTTTGAGGAGGAAGCCATGAGACGTTTACTCTCGGGCCTCTGTCGGTTCTGCGGCCGTCTGGCTTTGGCGGTCGGTTTGTGTCTGCTGGTGGGCAGCCTGGTGGATGGGCCACACTCACCGCTTTCCGCCAACCAGAAGAAGTCCAAGAAGAAGAGCAAGAAACGGGGACAGCCTGTGGAAGAGGTTGCGCCCGAGCCTGCGGTGGAGCAGGCCAAAGTGCCCAAGCCCCCCGCGAATGACTTTACCGTTCAGGTCTACCAGAAGATGGACGAAGCCAATCTGCAGACGGCCAGCTTCAAGGATCGGCTTGAGATCGACCAGGTCAACCAGGATGTGGAGGTTGTCGTTACCTATTACAACTGGTCCCTTAACAACAAGGACTACTGGAATCGGCAGATCAGTATCGATACCAAGGCGTCCTCGGGAGTCACCGTCGAGCACATCACCAAGAGCGGTTTTGGCGACCTGGGATATGTGCTGGAAGGTAATTCCGTCACTTCGGACGTCTATCGCAAGGAACAGGTGGTGGTCCGGGGGGAGGTGGCCACGGCCCGGATGGTGGACAAGGAGATCGGACCGGAGGAGCAGGGTCGATACAAGTACCTGATGACCAAGTTCGTTCTTGAGAAGTAATCCGAATGCGGCAGCCGGTGGCGCCGTTGTTCTCCGGTGGCCGATGGATGGATCTGCAGTTCACCTCGAACCCCGGGCATGAGCCCGGGGGCATTGCATCCGTCATCCCCGCTGTCACCCATGCGGCGAGTCAGTGGCCCGCTCCCAGCCCGGCTAACCACTAATAACCAACCAAAACGTAACATCGGTCCCGCCCGTCGCTCCGCCAGCCTTCGCCTGAAATACCTGGCGGGAAGTTGAAAATTCCCATGAAATGTTTCTCCGCAAGGAGGCTGCTTCTGCTTGTGCTGTTGCTGGCCGTAGCCATGCCGGCTCAGCTTCAGGCCAAGAAGCTCTTCCGAAAAGCCGCCAAAAAACAGTTGAAGCACTACCTGGTGGAGATTTGCGATTGGATCGAGACCCAGGCCACCGAGGAGTCGGAGTCTGCCGCCTCGACTTCAGCCGCTTCGATTCGCGCCCTGCTGGCCGGCTACGATCTGGCCGGAAAGCAGAAGCGCTACCTGAATGCGGCCTTGGGGTGGGGAGATCGGCTGATTGCGCAGCAGCAGCCGGTGCGAACAACAGCCGGCAACACCGGGGCA
It encodes:
- a CDS encoding energy transducer TonB codes for the protein MPAQRHSIFEIQKEKLGGYLYLSVVSHLLVGVSFFLLPSYLNPSADPWGDSQGGGGSISVGLVQGSTIHGLNLPRPKQTTASNIATESKGLGQTEEAKAAAPEPEAPDPKAFEVKKKKRRVRKRPRARRQAPKQVARIPPSNRVPFGEGGAPDLSYSQFKTGMGSGGIGLGDGFFGKKYGWYVRQIRDIVSSNWQKNLVSPNVRTAKRVVIQFTIRRNGSIARETIKQSSGVPSLDRSGLRAIKASRFPPLPGGETRLVAEFWFEHSR
- the miaB gene encoding tRNA (N6-isopentenyl adenosine(37)-C2)-methylthiotransferase MiaB, whose amino-acid sequence is MSQGKKFFIETFGCQMNHHDSEKVAGTLVKMGYAPTSNAAEADLLLLNTCNIREKANQKVFSRLGAVRQTYGAKPTAKIGLLGCMAQMEGAAIFKKAPKVDLVVGSSSYSFLPGLVSRLEQGEPQVIDVSQDSDRLFETEAGTRESPYKAFVTIMEGCNRFCSFCVVPYTRGPERSRPGRHVLSEVEGLSSRGFREVTLLGQTVNSWRDPLGEIASFTDLLRRVARIEGLRRVRFTSPHPSDFQPDIVEVIETVPEVCNQIHLPLQSGSTPVLQRMKRDYTREQYLEKVAFLKRSRREIALSTDIIVGFPGETQQQFEETLSMVETVGYDSMFSFKFSPRPGTEAFAFQDVIPEAEKSRRLQVLQQFQRKIQLERHERLVGKEFEVLVDGSSRRDSRVLAGRTTQNKIVNFSGPPELLGRFVPVRVTGFAPNSLRGELVGW
- a CDS encoding MotA/TolQ/ExbB proton channel family protein; the protein is MDLLKLILQSGPLAKGVLLVLVFFSIFSWAITFKKYFYLKKLRADSEAFLRIFRKSKRFSEISSASETLRHTPLVEVFLAGYEELEAQLMSQPAGDRPAPSPTLKTINVIQRALSRASSVQLTKLERNMSWLATTASVAPFIGLFGTVLGVIDAFAGLGMEGAATIRAVAPGISEALIATAAGLFAAIPAVIAYNYFVHHLKEFASAMDDFSLEFLNLMERTFL
- the recN gene encoding DNA repair protein RecN codes for the protein MLKFLEIRDFALVDHLSLEFREGLNLLTGETGSGKSIIVDALGLLAGAKARAEMVRTGSGKATVSGCFEGVERLRGPLEESGLEFDPEGVIVRREVVADGRGRAYVNNQMVPVAFLRKLGTHCVDIHGQSDQQSLFSRDSQLQWLDLYGGHQGPRAEVEDLYARLERGWEQVRRLKLSEQERLRAIDLLSFQVDEIRKAALSSPDEESQLLEERRLLSNADRLFQAAHQAYAHLYESEDSIGARLRQTGRLLEELESLDARCRGLQEQFQSACISIEDVSLALREYASRIEVNPSRLDRIEERLVEIDRLKRKYGESVEAVMAYGRRIEGELEELQEADRKVDSIEKELQALESGYLSRAGSLSLQRKKAAEKLERSMGRELGQLAMEKTRFRVAFSSASGRSGQASSGPGVPGSANGTDVIDFLISPNPGEDLKALAKIASGGEVSRIMLALKTIRSIDDGGKTLIFDEVDSGIGGRAADVVGRKLKVLSRANQVLCVTHLPQIASYADNHFHIEKRVDKNRTVTRVARLDRESRIREIARMISGERVTENVLKHAAELLNSASN
- a CDS encoding bifunctional nuclease family protein, which codes for MQIEMKIRGLMMDPVTNVPIVILKGAEGNALLPIWVGVYEANAIALEIEKISSPRPMTHDLLRNILNGLSCSVMKVVVNQLKDDTFYAIIWLEREGRLISIDSRPSDALALALRTDSPIFVEEEVIKTSKAASADKEKSGDEELKRWLENLNDEDLGKYKM
- the tolB gene encoding Tol-Pal system beta propeller repeat protein TolB, with protein sequence MTKFLASACLLSMTFLSGPLAAAAQDNDSQVRVVVTEGVRARVAVADFQQRGSQEELERHTRLFDDVLWNDLRRAGVFELVPKSFYPLQLPSQPYEVDYEEWTAEEVQAQNLVYGNSYMQRGQFVVEARLIDVNTRESIIGNRYRVDPDEEGVRSLAHRFADEIVLRIGGGVRGVASTRIAFVSNRNGHKEIFTMDYDGHGQKALTNHRSISLTPRWSLDNSRIAYTSYHRGNPDLYFRTVYDQRLIPFSQRGGLTTTPAFAPDGERIAFSSSKSRDPEIYVSDLRGRRLRRLTRARGVDISPVWNPKSGRQIAFVSGRSGSPQIWIMDEDGSNLRRLINEGGEAVSPSWSPDGVHIAFSWRRRLTGRFDIYLLDVVSGRFSQLTRDGANNEHPVWSPDSRHIAYESNRFGSRQIFIMLADGTQKEQLTHQGQNTSPAWSNYFQR
- a CDS encoding biopolymer transporter ExbD, with product MAFTNSQGRTQTSLSEINVVPLVDVVLVLLIIFMLTAPIIQSGIEVSVPKTRTVSELTRELLVVSINREQRLFVGSDPININDLGARLQARIKDPESAMIYLRADEEVPFGTIARVMDRARLAGVKNINVVTQPEQ